From Apteryx mantelli isolate bAptMan1 chromosome 30, bAptMan1.hap1, whole genome shotgun sequence, the proteins below share one genomic window:
- the NDUFA13 gene encoding NADH dehydrogenase [ubiquinone] 1 alpha subcomplex subunit 13 produces the protein MAAPKVKQDMPPPGGYGPIDYKRHLPRRGLSGYSLFALGIGSLLLGYYTVIKWNRERRRLLIEDLEARIALMPLLQAESDRRTLRLLRQNLDEEAKIMKDVPGWQVGESVFHTDRWVPPTLDELYYLRPTSELDNEKFGLQYYV, from the exons atggcggcgccgaAGGTGAAGCAGGACATGCCGCCGCCCGGCGGGTACGGGCCCATCGACTACAAGCGGCACCTGCCGCGCCGCGGCCTCTCAG GTTACAGCCTCTTCGCGCTGGGCATCGGCAGCCTCCTGCTGGGCTACTACACCGTCATCAAGTGGAACCGGGAGCGCAG GCGGCTGCTCATCGAGGACCTGGAGGCGCGGATCGCCCTGATGCCGCTGCTGCAGGCGGAGTCGGACCGCag AACCCTGCGCCTGCTACGGCAGAACCTGGACGAGGAAGCTAAAATCATGAAGGATGTTCCTGGGTGGCAG GTTGGGGAGTCCGTGTTCCACACCGACCGCTGGGTCCCGCCGACGTTAGATGAGCTCTACTACCTGCGGCCAACCAGCGAGCTGGACAACGAGAAGTTCGGCTTGCAGTATTACGTCTGA